ACTTGCATAAATATTACCTCTCGATTATTTCTTCCTAATTTTTAATTCTTCATTCTCAATTATTCAAAGATTCCCCCTCTTCTCCTGCTCTCGCTCAATACTTTCAAACAATGCTTTGAAATTTCCTTTGCCGAAACTTCTGCTTCCTTTCCGCTGAATGATTTCAAAAAATAACGTCGGTCTATCTTCTACGGGTTTCGTAAAAATTTGCAGCAAATATCCTTCGTCATCTCTATCCACGAGAATGCCGAGTTTTTTCAATTCATCGAGCGGCTCATCAATTTTTCCCACACGCACTTGTAAATCGTCGTAGTATGTTGTCGGCACATAGAGAAAATCCACGCCTTGTTTTGTAAGTTGCGCAACTGTTTCCAAAATATTATCCGTCGCCATCGCAATATGCTGCACGCCGGCAGTTCTGTAGTAATCCAGATATTCTTCGATTTGACTTTTCTTTTTTCCCGCTGCCGGTTCGTTAATAGGAAATTTAATCCGCTCGTTTCCGTTCGACATTACTTTGCTCATCAACGCAGAATATTCCGTCGAAATATCTTTGTCGTCGAAATGCCTGAACATCTTAAATCCCATCACGTCTTCATAAAATTTTACCCACGTATTCATTTGTCCCCAACCAACATTTCCAACACAATGGTCAACATATTTTAAACCAACAGGATTTGAAATTGTATCGGTCTTTTCTATTTTTTTGAAACCGGGAAGAAACGTTC
This sequence is a window from Ignavibacteria bacterium. Protein-coding genes within it:
- the hppD gene encoding 4-hydroxyphenylpyruvate dioxygenase, coding for MEKDFLPINGTDYIEFFVGNAKQAAHFYRSAFGFQLVAYRGLETGEREKVSYVVQQGKIRFVLTTPLHPDNVISEQIKLHGDGVKDLALWVDDAESAFIETTKRGGIPAQEPTELKDEFGVVKKSAIKIYGDTIHSFVERKNYSGTFLPGFKKIEKTDTISNPVGLKYVDHCVGNVGWGQMNTWVKFYEDVMGFKMFRHFDDKDISTEYSALMSKVMSNGNERIKFPINEPAAGKKKSQIEEYLDYYRTAGVQHIAMATDNILETVAQLTKQGVDFLYVPTTYYDDLQVRVGKIDEPLDELKKLGILVDRDDEGYLLQIFTKPVEDRPTLFFEIIQRKGSRSFGKGNFKALFESIEREQEKRGNL